A region of Desulfolithobacter dissulfuricans DNA encodes the following proteins:
- a CDS encoding FAD-dependent monooxygenase — MQDHYDTIIIGAGPGGLACARELATTGCRVLVLEQKKTIGPKVCAGGITWDGLIRRVPEELIERSFRKQLVFSNLQRARVRSRTPMIATVNRETLGQWMARDARNAGATILTGIRVDAVGDHGIEARKDSRRLRFRCDHLVGADGATSLVRRTLDLPLERVGIGINYQIPGHHRDMEWHLNSHLFHCGYGWIFPHLETISVGAYVVRNKLAPSRLKAALIQWAASRGLDLHSHQARAALISFDYRGFQFDRTWLVGEAAGLTSGLTGEGIYPAIVSGEAVARRIIDPAYPAAEIAAIVRKQRRHQAIIHLATASDTLNFLLMELSIALLRMKLLDFKSLEMAE; from the coding sequence ATGCAGGATCATTACGACACCATAATCATCGGCGCCGGCCCCGGCGGTCTGGCCTGTGCCAGGGAGCTGGCCACTACCGGCTGCAGGGTCCTTGTCCTGGAACAGAAAAAGACCATCGGACCCAAGGTCTGCGCCGGCGGAATCACCTGGGACGGGTTGATCCGGCGGGTCCCGGAGGAGCTCATAGAACGAAGTTTCCGGAAGCAGCTGGTGTTTTCCAACCTGCAGCGGGCCCGGGTCCGGAGCAGGACTCCCATGATTGCCACGGTCAACCGGGAGACCCTGGGGCAGTGGATGGCCAGGGATGCCCGGAATGCCGGGGCGACCATTCTCACCGGGATTCGGGTCGACGCCGTGGGCGACCATGGGATCGAGGCCAGAAAAGATAGTCGCCGCCTCCGATTTCGCTGCGATCACCTGGTGGGGGCGGACGGGGCCACCTCGCTTGTCCGCAGAACCCTGGACCTGCCGCTGGAACGGGTCGGTATCGGCATCAACTACCAGATCCCGGGCCACCACCGGGACATGGAATGGCACCTCAACAGCCACCTGTTTCATTGCGGCTACGGCTGGATATTTCCTCACCTCGAGACCATCTCGGTCGGCGCCTACGTGGTCAGGAACAAGCTGGCCCCATCCCGGCTCAAGGCCGCCCTGATCCAGTGGGCCGCCAGCCGTGGCCTGGATCTGCACTCCCACCAGGCCCGGGCCGCGCTCATCAGTTTTGATTACCGCGGCTTCCAGTTCGACCGTACCTGGCTGGTGGGTGAGGCCGCCGGGTTGACCTCCGGGCTGACCGGAGAGGGGATCTATCCGGCCATCGTCTCCGGTGAGGCGGTGGCCCGGAGAATTATCGACCCGGCCTACCCTGCCGCCGAGATCGCCGCCATTGTCAGGAAACAGCGCCGGCACCAGGCAATCATCCACCTCGCCACCGCTTCCGATACGCTCAATTTTCTTCTTATGGAGCTGTCGATAGCCCTGCTGCGCATGAAACTACTTGATTTTAAGTCCCTGGAGATGGCAGAGTAG
- a CDS encoding RND transporter, with translation MKWLDPIPLPFIIIACILLGLAPFFPEPHILEKLRMLRDGTLKRPLDIFDLFYHGVPFILLTLKIVRILLLKK, from the coding sequence ATGAAATGGCTTGATCCCATCCCGCTGCCCTTTATTATCATCGCCTGTATTCTCCTCGGGCTGGCTCCTTTTTTTCCTGAACCACATATACTTGAAAAACTGCGCATGCTGCGAGACGGCACCCTCAAACGTCCCCTGGACATATTTGATCTATTTTACCACGGTGTACCCTTCATCCTGCTGACGCTCAAAATCGTTCGTATTCTGCTGCTGAAGAAATAA
- a CDS encoding ArnT family glycosyltransferase has protein sequence MPIDETRYLSVAWEMWQSNQFLVPHINGLPYSHKPPLLFWLIHLGWFLFGVNAWSARLTAPLFGFAGIILTMRLAAMLWPENKEVRSAVPYILTGMFIWSLYGTLTMFDMLLVFFSLLAWLALVRVERGQKAMGWALFGLATGLGLLAKGPVILVYVLPPALFAPWWSSREGNRFWLSWYGGLLAAVTGGTVLALCWALPAARAGGVEYGQAILFGQTAGRVVHSFAHQRPFYWYGVLLPVILFPWFFCLSFWTGCRRLSLDRSVRFCLSAVVPSFFLLSAISGKQLHYSLPLLPPVALLAARGVTDRGVQFFRDRWPMVFLLGILGLVLSVIPWLPLQGRDAVMLKFLPPWIGIGPVIVAICFLFFRPSGTRQHLQSISWGILLLMIFFHLALYRPLHTLYDETALAVKISKVQEQGRMVAVYPAELSDQFQFAGRLTRPLKPMRTLREQVAWSLRNPEQFCLIFTSDRGHWLFQDGAMKQQFKHGWLILCQAAQFSGAYQQWKKGEKLLALDVSVQSRR, from the coding sequence GTGCCGATAGATGAAACCCGCTATCTTTCCGTTGCCTGGGAAATGTGGCAGAGCAACCAGTTTCTGGTCCCCCATATCAACGGCCTGCCTTACAGTCACAAGCCACCGTTGCTGTTCTGGCTTATTCACCTGGGCTGGTTTCTCTTCGGGGTCAATGCCTGGTCGGCCCGGCTGACTGCTCCGCTTTTTGGCTTTGCAGGCATAATTCTAACCATGCGGCTGGCAGCCATGTTATGGCCTGAAAATAAAGAAGTCAGGAGCGCCGTTCCCTATATTCTCACGGGTATGTTCATCTGGAGCCTGTATGGAACACTCACCATGTTTGACATGCTCCTCGTCTTTTTTTCTCTGCTGGCCTGGCTTGCTCTTGTGCGGGTGGAGAGGGGGCAGAAAGCCATGGGCTGGGCTTTGTTTGGGCTTGCAACAGGGCTGGGCCTGCTTGCCAAGGGACCGGTAATTCTGGTGTATGTTCTGCCGCCGGCCCTCTTTGCACCCTGGTGGAGTAGCAGAGAGGGAAACCGTTTCTGGCTAAGCTGGTACGGCGGGCTTCTTGCCGCTGTTACCGGGGGCACTGTCCTTGCTCTCTGCTGGGCTCTTCCGGCGGCCAGGGCCGGTGGAGTGGAATACGGGCAAGCCATCCTCTTTGGCCAGACAGCCGGTCGTGTGGTCCATTCCTTTGCGCACCAGCGGCCTTTCTACTGGTATGGGGTTTTGCTTCCGGTCATCCTCTTCCCCTGGTTTTTCTGTCTCTCTTTCTGGACAGGGTGCAGGCGACTCAGTCTTGATAGATCTGTACGTTTCTGCCTGAGTGCGGTGGTGCCCTCCTTTTTTCTGCTCTCTGCTATCAGTGGCAAGCAGCTTCATTATAGCCTGCCCCTGCTGCCGCCGGTGGCCTTGCTGGCAGCCCGAGGCGTAACAGACCGGGGCGTGCAATTCTTCCGTGACCGGTGGCCGATGGTCTTTTTGCTCGGTATTCTTGGCCTGGTCCTGTCTGTCATTCCCTGGCTACCTCTGCAGGGCAGGGATGCAGTCATGCTCAAGTTTCTTCCTCCCTGGATCGGCATCGGTCCCGTTATTGTGGCGATCTGTTTTCTTTTCTTTCGTCCATCCGGAACCAGGCAACATCTTCAATCTATTTCCTGGGGAATACTCCTGCTGATGATTTTTTTTCATCTGGCGTTATATAGACCTCTGCATACCCTGTACGACGAGACAGCCCTGGCTGTGAAAATAAGCAAAGTGCAGGAGCAGGGCAGGATGGTGGCTGTGTATCCGGCAGAATTATCTGATCAGTTCCAGTTCGCAGGCCGCTTGACCAGACCTCTCAAACCGATGCGCACCCTCAGAGAACAGGTTGCCTGGTCTCTCAGGAATCCGGAACAGTTCTGCCTGATATTCACCAGCGACAGGGGACACTGGCTTTTCCAGGATGGAGCTATGAAACAGCAGTTCAAGCATGGCTGGCTGATTCTCTGCCAAGCAGCCCAATTCAGTGGTGCTTATCAGCAATGGAAAAAAGGAGAGAAGCTGCTGGCACTCGATGTCTCCGTGCAAAGTCGTCGCTAG
- a CDS encoding cation diffusion facilitator family transporter, giving the protein MSHGANSLRSIFFALGANLAIFGAKLVAALITGSGALMAEAVHSLADSGNQLLLLLGLRAARKPPSPDYPLGHGKAVYFWSFIVAVILFSMGGLFSIYEGIHKLHHPEEVTTPLVAIGVLVFSLVAEGVSLWGCMREVNRVRRGRSLSRWFRETRQSELLVVFGEDSAALLGLFLALVAVILTMITGNPVYDAMGSITIGVLLVGIALAIGYEVHNLLIGQGVAPDVRREMHDFLAGRPEIEEVYNLLTLQLGPDVMVAVKARMRDSGSAREMVRDINQCEAMFKDRFSQVVWLFFEPDITD; this is encoded by the coding sequence ATGTCCCACGGTGCCAATTCGCTGAGATCCATATTTTTCGCCCTGGGCGCCAACCTGGCCATTTTCGGGGCCAAACTGGTTGCAGCCCTGATCACCGGCTCCGGAGCCCTGATGGCCGAGGCCGTGCACTCCCTGGCCGACAGCGGTAACCAGCTCCTGCTGCTTCTCGGGTTGCGGGCAGCCCGGAAACCGCCATCGCCGGACTATCCGCTTGGCCATGGCAAGGCCGTGTACTTCTGGTCCTTCATCGTCGCAGTTATTCTCTTTTCAATGGGCGGGCTCTTCTCCATTTACGAAGGGATCCACAAACTGCACCATCCGGAAGAGGTGACCACGCCCCTGGTCGCCATCGGGGTCCTGGTTTTTTCGCTGGTGGCCGAGGGGGTGTCGCTGTGGGGCTGCATGCGCGAGGTCAACCGGGTCCGGCGGGGGCGCAGCCTGAGCCGCTGGTTCCGGGAAACCAGACAGAGCGAGCTCCTGGTCGTCTTTGGCGAGGACAGCGCCGCACTACTGGGCCTTTTCCTGGCCCTGGTCGCGGTGATCCTGACCATGATCACCGGCAACCCGGTCTATGATGCCATGGGCAGCATCACCATCGGGGTTCTGCTGGTCGGTATTGCCCTGGCGATCGGTTACGAGGTCCATAATCTCCTCATCGGTCAGGGGGTGGCGCCCGATGTGCGGCGGGAAATGCACGACTTCCTTGCCGGGCGGCCGGAGATAGAGGAGGTCTACAACCTGCTCACCCTGCAGCTGGGCCCTGACGTTATGGTTGCGGTCAAGGCCAGGATGCGGGATAGTGGCTCTGCCAGGGAAATGGTCCGGGACATCAACCAATGCGAGGCAATGTTTAAAGACCGTTTTTCCCAGGTGGTCTGGCTCTTTTTTGAACCGGACATCACCGACTGA
- a CDS encoding lipid-A-disaccharide synthase N-terminal domain-containing protein → MDKETIWLVIGFLGQACFTCRFLVQWLASERQKKSIIPLAFWYFSIVGGAILFSYAVYRRDPVFILGQSTGLLIYFRNLHFIKKDQRVKAYARA, encoded by the coding sequence ATGGATAAGGAAACAATCTGGCTTGTCATCGGTTTTCTGGGACAGGCATGCTTTACCTGCCGCTTTCTTGTGCAGTGGCTGGCAAGTGAGCGGCAGAAGAAAAGTATCATTCCCCTGGCATTCTGGTATTTCAGCATCGTCGGCGGAGCAATTCTGTTCTCCTATGCCGTGTACCGGAGGGATCCGGTGTTTATTCTGGGCCAGTCCACCGGTTTGCTCATCTATTTCCGCAATCTTCATTTCATCAAAAAAGATCAAAGGGTCAAGGCGTATGCCAGGGCGTAG
- a CDS encoding methyl-accepting chemotaxis protein: MSIKKKITLLSAGLILLLIVLGTLQMGSIMKLNAVWQNFRNEAMNRQMLLTRIKSEFGYGGFIHNFKNHVLRGQQKYVDRFRKNEAAMLDAIRLYENLDLSPKERQAIQDIKATAMKYIRAIETSVAMHKQGKPPVEIDRAVKINDSPAFAGFQMISDRVKELEYRSRDAMQQTIRSLYSLLTIAGVLLLLFFGLFFKILFGVSSRLQAVHNFAEKVGRGDLSTVSGIQGSDELGRIAASLDAMVQNLRNIIGKISGNAEKLNRSSKHLGSTSEAMDAQVTHVSEKSNTVAAAAEEMSVNMQNVADTVDQASTSVLTVAEALEELTDNITSIARHSDEANEITEQAVSQSREASEKVNLLGQAAKKIGSVTESIIEISEQTNLLALNATIEAARAGEAGKGFAVVANEIKELASQTSNASIDIKDSVQLIQNSTEDTVQQITTITDIINRINEIVQRITISVDEQASTTREITDNINQTKHGITEMSENVSQSSVVAGEVASDIAEVNQASSELSGSSENIRNNAQELTVLARELRTLISSFQV, encoded by the coding sequence ATGAGCATTAAGAAAAAAATTACACTTCTCTCCGCAGGGCTTATCCTGCTCCTTATCGTCCTTGGTACCCTGCAAATGGGTTCAATAATGAAACTCAACGCGGTCTGGCAGAATTTCCGTAACGAGGCCATGAACCGCCAGATGCTGCTGACCAGGATCAAATCGGAATTTGGCTATGGCGGCTTTATCCACAACTTTAAAAATCATGTCCTGCGCGGGCAGCAGAAATATGTCGATCGTTTCCGCAAAAATGAAGCCGCCATGCTCGACGCCATCCGCCTGTACGAAAACCTTGATCTCTCACCCAAGGAACGCCAGGCTATCCAGGACATCAAGGCCACGGCCATGAAATATATCCGCGCCATCGAAACATCGGTGGCCATGCACAAGCAGGGCAAGCCCCCCGTTGAAATAGACAGAGCGGTGAAGATCAATGACTCGCCCGCCTTTGCCGGCTTCCAGATGATCTCGGACCGGGTCAAGGAACTGGAATACAGGAGCCGGGACGCCATGCAGCAGACCATCCGCTCCCTTTACAGTCTCCTGACCATTGCCGGGGTGCTGCTCCTGCTCTTCTTCGGGCTCTTCTTCAAGATTCTCTTCGGAGTCAGCAGCCGGCTGCAGGCCGTGCACAACTTTGCCGAAAAGGTGGGCCGGGGCGACCTGTCAACGGTCTCCGGGATCCAGGGGAGCGACGAGCTGGGACGTATCGCCGCCAGCCTGGACGCCATGGTCCAGAACCTGCGCAATATCATCGGCAAGATCTCAGGCAATGCCGAGAAACTCAACCGTTCCTCCAAGCACCTCGGCTCCACCTCGGAGGCCATGGATGCCCAGGTTACTCATGTATCGGAAAAATCCAACACCGTGGCTGCGGCAGCCGAGGAGATGAGCGTCAACATGCAAAATGTCGCCGATACCGTGGACCAGGCCTCCACTTCGGTACTGACAGTGGCCGAGGCCCTTGAGGAGCTGACCGACAATATCACCTCCATTGCCCGCCACAGCGACGAGGCCAACGAGATCACCGAACAGGCGGTCAGCCAGTCCCGCGAGGCGTCGGAGAAGGTTAATCTTCTCGGCCAGGCAGCGAAAAAAATCGGTTCGGTCACCGAAAGCATCATCGAAATTTCCGAGCAGACCAACCTCCTGGCTCTTAACGCCACCATCGAGGCGGCCCGGGCCGGGGAAGCAGGCAAGGGTTTTGCCGTCGTGGCCAATGAAATCAAGGAGCTGGCCTCCCAGACCAGTAACGCCTCCATAGACATCAAGGATTCTGTCCAGCTGATCCAGAACTCCACCGAGGATACGGTGCAGCAGATCACCACCATCACCGACATCATCAACCGGATCAACGAAATCGTCCAGCGCATCACCATCTCTGTTGATGAACAGGCCAGCACCACCCGGGAAATCACTGACAATATCAATCAGACCAAGCACGGCATCACCGAGATGAGTGAAAACGTGAGCCAGAGCTCGGTGGTGGCCGGTGAAGTGGCCAGTGATATCGCCGAGGTCAACCAGGCCTCGTCCGAGCTCTCCGGAAGTTCTGAAAATATCCGCAACAACGCCCAGGAACTCACGGTCCTCGCCCGGGAACTGCGCACCCTGATCAGCTCCTTCCAGGTCTAA
- a CDS encoding IS1634 family transposase, with protein MAHLHKKMKKGRPYYYVREIARVDGKPKVINQIYLGSPERILEMAQGGNSMPKKIQAQAFGALWLANLVEKEIDLAGLIDGIVAEEKDNAPSVGEYFLYAVYNRMIQACSKRAMPGWYKATAIQHIRPVQIDELNSQMFWFKWNQVGERQLQQIAKDFLRRISRIESSSSDCFMFDTTNYYTFMATDTESVLAQRGKSKEGRNWLRQIGVALLVSRDKRIPLYYREYEGNRHDSKMFLQTMEDMFRVMRDSAGEDGALTVVFDKGMNSEDNIAAIDAREGVNFITTYSTHYADHLVHVDLDRFKPVDTRKNRKLAQKGREDDRLLAWRTQGEYWGRKRTVVVTYNPLTAAKQRYAFEKKMLRLQDTLFEFQSRVNRQAPYWRKQSVVLKRYMDICSELHIPSDLYKVEFYVTDKRLRMNFRKNHYRIGRYIDRFGKNIIITNITDWSTDEIVQASLDRWTVEDAFRLTKDESQVALRPVRHWTDSKIRCHIFTCIAALALLRIIELRLRKAGVNMTAKAAMRHMGNLHSCLLWLPGKRKAVRMLEEPDEAQADIMRAFGWKIAGGVLQEI; from the coding sequence ATGGCACACCTGCATAAAAAGATGAAAAAGGGAAGGCCCTACTATTATGTCCGGGAGATCGCGCGGGTCGACGGCAAACCCAAGGTCATCAATCAGATATACCTGGGGTCACCTGAACGTATTCTCGAGATGGCACAGGGCGGCAACAGCATGCCCAAAAAAATCCAGGCGCAAGCCTTTGGTGCACTCTGGCTCGCGAATCTCGTTGAAAAGGAAATAGACCTTGCCGGTCTGATTGACGGGATCGTGGCTGAAGAAAAAGATAATGCGCCATCTGTGGGCGAATATTTTCTCTATGCCGTCTATAACCGGATGATCCAGGCCTGTTCGAAACGGGCAATGCCGGGATGGTATAAGGCCACTGCCATCCAGCATATTCGCCCTGTTCAGATTGACGAGCTCAACTCACAGATGTTCTGGTTCAAATGGAATCAGGTTGGAGAGCGGCAACTGCAGCAGATCGCGAAGGATTTTCTTCGGCGCATCTCCAGGATAGAGTCCTCGTCTTCAGACTGCTTCATGTTTGACACAACCAATTACTACACCTTTATGGCCACAGATACCGAGTCGGTACTGGCCCAGAGGGGGAAAAGCAAGGAAGGGCGCAACTGGTTACGCCAGATAGGCGTTGCTCTTCTTGTCAGTCGGGATAAACGAATCCCGCTCTATTACAGGGAATACGAAGGCAATCGGCACGACTCAAAAATGTTTCTTCAGACCATGGAGGATATGTTCAGGGTCATGCGCGACTCTGCTGGGGAAGATGGTGCCTTGACCGTTGTCTTTGACAAGGGAATGAACAGTGAGGATAATATCGCCGCCATCGATGCCAGGGAAGGTGTCAACTTTATCACCACATATTCAACCCATTATGCTGACCATCTTGTCCATGTCGATCTGGACAGATTCAAGCCTGTTGATACTCGGAAAAACCGGAAACTTGCTCAAAAGGGCAGAGAAGATGACCGGTTGCTGGCCTGGCGGACTCAAGGTGAATACTGGGGGCGGAAGCGCACAGTGGTGGTTACATACAATCCACTGACGGCCGCAAAACAGCGTTACGCCTTTGAAAAAAAGATGCTTCGCCTTCAGGATACCCTGTTTGAATTTCAATCCAGGGTCAACAGGCAGGCCCCGTACTGGCGTAAGCAATCAGTTGTTCTCAAGCGGTACATGGACATCTGCTCGGAGTTGCACATCCCGTCAGACCTGTACAAGGTTGAATTTTATGTTACAGACAAGCGGCTCAGAATGAATTTTCGAAAGAACCATTACCGGATTGGGCGCTATATTGACCGGTTTGGCAAGAATATCATCATTACCAATATAACCGACTGGTCAACCGATGAAATCGTCCAGGCAAGCCTGGACCGCTGGACTGTTGAGGATGCTTTCCGGCTGACAAAAGATGAGTCACAGGTGGCGCTCAGGCCGGTACGTCATTGGACTGACAGCAAGATCAGGTGCCACATCTTCACCTGCATAGCAGCCCTGGCACTCCTGCGCATCATCGAATTAAGGCTCAGGAAGGCAGGTGTTAACATGACAGCCAAGGCAGCTATGCGCCATATGGGCAATTTGCACTCCTGCCTTCTGTGGTTACCCGGAAAAAGGAAAGCCGTACGTATGCTGGAAGAACCGGACGAGGCTCAGGCTGATATTATGCGGGCATTTGGATGGAAAATAGCCGGTGGGGTCTTACAGGAAATATAG
- a CDS encoding alpha/beta hydrolase: MTANPLDSPEIQNILFHPRTCEKTPIPPGATDITVKMDDEATIGCRLFSAGLEAPTILFFHGNGEIVADYDEIGPRYVEAGMNFLITDYRGYGWSTGTPTASTLLDDAHTLYHFLRAWLKDQGYTDQLFIMGRSLGSACAIELASSYNDEIKGLIIDSGFAETLPLAKSLGLDLEAMGISEEETFNNGGKIESVTRPTFILHGQQDDLIPLWQAQKLHANCGARSKELQIVPGADHNSLIAVGGIYYFNAIKTFVEKVTGASDWRRRRKAYKEQQR; this comes from the coding sequence ATGACTGCAAATCCCCTGGACAGTCCGGAAATACAAAATATACTGTTTCATCCCCGGACCTGTGAAAAGACCCCGATCCCGCCCGGAGCCACCGATATTACGGTCAAGATGGATGATGAGGCCACCATTGGCTGTCGGCTCTTCTCTGCCGGGTTGGAGGCACCGACAATTCTGTTCTTCCACGGCAACGGTGAAATCGTGGCCGATTACGACGAGATCGGTCCCCGGTACGTGGAAGCGGGTATGAACTTCCTGATCACCGATTACCGCGGTTATGGCTGGAGCACCGGCACCCCGACGGCCTCCACCCTGCTGGATGACGCCCACACCCTGTACCACTTCCTCCGGGCATGGCTGAAGGACCAAGGCTACACGGACCAGCTCTTCATCATGGGACGCTCCCTTGGTTCGGCCTGCGCCATCGAGCTGGCTTCAAGCTATAACGACGAGATCAAGGGACTGATCATCGATTCGGGCTTTGCCGAAACCCTGCCGCTCGCCAAGAGCCTGGGCCTGGACCTGGAGGCCATGGGTATCAGCGAAGAGGAGACCTTCAACAATGGCGGGAAAATCGAGTCAGTGACCAGGCCGACCTTTATCCTCCACGGCCAGCAGGACGACCTTATTCCCCTGTGGCAGGCCCAGAAGCTGCATGCCAACTGCGGGGCCCGGTCCAAGGAACTGCAGATCGTTCCCGGTGCCGATCACAATTCCCTGATCGCAGTGGGCGGAATCTATTACTTCAATGCCATCAAGACCTTTGTCGAGAAGGTCACCGGCGCTTCGGACTGGCGCCGCCGCAGAAAAGCGTACAAGGAGCAGCAGAGATAG
- a CDS encoding kinase/pyrophosphorylase, whose protein sequence is MLPLVFCTIMDDTVREVFHVPEVEFFDIYGGFLDKLERCLETKALREPGAYRQIDDQDMGRRVEAIHYTLAHDDGTRTREYDDADIILLGVSRSGKTPVSVYLATHMGLKVANFPLTEEHLSSYQLPEDVIRNRKKVVGLSTSPQLLHRVREKRYSGSRYASIATCSRELQQAEQMYQRYGIPVVHTDGKSIEEISVQVTQLVGISRKKWRRI, encoded by the coding sequence ATGCTGCCGCTGGTCTTCTGCACCATCATGGATGACACGGTCCGCGAGGTCTTCCATGTGCCCGAGGTGGAATTTTTTGATATCTACGGCGGGTTCCTCGACAAGCTGGAACGATGTCTGGAAACCAAGGCCCTGCGGGAGCCGGGCGCCTACCGGCAGATAGACGACCAGGACATGGGCCGCCGGGTGGAGGCCATCCACTACACCCTGGCCCATGACGACGGGACCAGGACCAGGGAATATGATGATGCCGACATCATCCTGCTGGGTGTCTCGCGCAGCGGCAAAACCCCGGTCAGTGTCTACCTGGCCACCCATATGGGACTCAAGGTGGCCAACTTTCCCCTGACCGAAGAACACCTGTCATCCTATCAGCTGCCCGAAGACGTGATCCGGAACCGGAAAAAGGTGGTGGGGCTGAGCACCTCACCCCAGCTCCTGCACCGGGTGCGTGAAAAAAGGTACAGCGGCAGCCGCTACGCCAGCATTGCCACCTGCAGCCGGGAACTGCAGCAGGCGGAACAGATGTACCAGCGCTATGGTATCCCGGTGGTGCACACCGATGGTAAATCCATTGAGGAAATTTCGGTCCAGGTAACGCAGCTGGTGGGTATTTCCCGGAAAAAATGGCGCCGGATATAG
- a CDS encoding threonine dehydratase has product MPTLHDILSARPHVYRFLQPTPLHHYPTLGRLLGAEVWVKHENHQPVGAFKVRGGLNLVANLSDGERRGGIYTASTGNHGQSIAFAARAYGLQATIAVPEGANPSKVAAMEGLGARVVFHGRDFDTAREWIMEVAREKGGRFVGPTEELLIHGVGTYGLEIMETLPEVEVIIVPVGAGSGACGTAIAAKTINPGVQVIGVQSAQAPAMQKSWTTGTLTTAPMKTVAEGLATRVPFENTQRIMRELLDDFILVDDSAIEEAIRLLLEHTHNLAEEAGAASLAGALQLGGRVAGRKIVLVLSGGNISPARLASLLNS; this is encoded by the coding sequence ATGCCCACTCTGCACGATATCCTTAGCGCCCGTCCCCATGTCTACCGGTTTCTCCAGCCCACCCCGCTCCACCACTATCCGACCCTTGGCCGGCTACTGGGAGCCGAGGTGTGGGTGAAACATGAAAATCATCAACCGGTGGGCGCCTTCAAGGTCCGGGGCGGCCTGAATCTGGTCGCCAATCTCAGCGACGGGGAGAGAAGAGGCGGCATCTACACCGCCTCCACCGGAAACCACGGGCAGTCCATAGCCTTTGCCGCCCGGGCCTATGGTCTGCAGGCCACCATTGCGGTTCCCGAAGGAGCTAATCCCTCCAAAGTGGCGGCCATGGAAGGGCTTGGCGCCAGGGTAGTTTTCCATGGCCGGGATTTTGACACTGCCCGGGAATGGATCATGGAGGTTGCCCGGGAAAAGGGTGGCCGTTTCGTCGGCCCGACCGAGGAACTGCTGATCCACGGGGTAGGTACCTATGGTCTGGAAATCATGGAGACATTGCCCGAGGTGGAGGTCATCATCGTCCCGGTGGGGGCTGGCAGCGGTGCCTGCGGCACAGCCATTGCCGCCAAGACCATCAATCCCGGGGTCCAGGTGATCGGTGTCCAGTCGGCCCAGGCCCCGGCCATGCAGAAGAGTTGGACCACCGGCACGCTGACCACCGCGCCGATGAAAACCGTGGCCGAAGGGCTGGCCACCCGGGTTCCCTTTGAAAACACCCAGCGAATCATGCGCGAACTCCTCGATGACTTCATCCTGGTGGACGATTCGGCCATCGAGGAGGCCATCCGGTTGCTGCTGGAGCACACCCATAACCTGGCCGAAGAAGCCGGGGCCGCCTCCCTGGCTGGAGCCCTGCAGCTTGGTGGCAGGGTGGCTGGCAGAAAAATCGTCCTGGTGCTGAGTGGCGGCAACATCTCCCCTGCCCGGCTGGCATCCCTGCTCAACTCATAG
- a CDS encoding deoxycytidylate deaminase yields MVGKRTDYLSWDEYFMAVALLSGLRSKDPNTQVGACVANSQNKIVGVGYNGFPWGCSDDELPWSREGNYLDTKYPYVCHAELNAVLNSISYDLRDCRIYVALFPCNECTKVIIQAGIREIIYLSDKYADTDSVRASKIMLDKSNTSYRQFTPDRESILLHFSQ; encoded by the coding sequence ATGGTCGGCAAACGAACAGATTATCTTTCCTGGGATGAGTATTTCATGGCCGTGGCTCTGCTGTCGGGCCTGCGCTCCAAGGACCCCAACACCCAGGTCGGCGCCTGCGTGGCCAACTCACAGAACAAAATCGTCGGTGTCGGGTATAATGGTTTCCCCTGGGGTTGCTCAGATGATGAGCTGCCCTGGTCCAGGGAAGGCAATTACCTGGACACGAAATACCCTTACGTCTGTCACGCGGAACTCAATGCCGTGCTGAACTCTATTTCCTACGACCTGCGTGACTGCCGCATCTATGTTGCCCTGTTCCCGTGCAACGAGTGCACCAAGGTCATTATCCAGGCCGGCATCCGGGAGATTATCTATCTCTCCGACAAGTATGCCGATACCGACTCGGTCCGGGCTTCCAAGATCATGCTCGACAAATCCAACACCAGCTATCGCCAGTTCACACCCGATCGGGAATCCATCCTGCTGCATTTTTCACAGTAA